A window of the Gemmatirosa kalamazoonensis genome harbors these coding sequences:
- a CDS encoding alpha/beta hydrolase family protein, which translates to MQRREFLKHGTMAGALAATGNLAGARAASAEPTADVAPTELEARLDSQAFCLAAYDDITPAHAFRATDAASAKRWQRRARQRLLDRIGGLPTTRVPLNAEVVSTADFGGYTREKVVFDTRAHLSAVGYLLLPTEGRRPLPAIVALPGHGRGVADIMGFGVDETPSGQRGVGYAKEYALQCVEHGYAVLALEQLGFGMRRDAAARRAGPTENSCRPAACAALLFGQSMLGWRVWDAMRAIDYLQSRPEVDGRRIATLGASSGGTTSLFTAALDGRVKAAVVSAYFNTFRDSIVQISHCPDNYVPGLLHDMEMADVAGLVAPRALFVESGRADHIFPIAGFDRAAATGRRIYDAFGATDRFGSAVHDGGHEFNGVAAFQFLSRTL; encoded by the coding sequence ATGCAGCGTCGCGAGTTCCTGAAGCACGGCACGATGGCGGGCGCGCTCGCCGCTACGGGCAACCTTGCCGGCGCGCGAGCCGCGAGCGCCGAGCCGACGGCCGACGTGGCGCCGACGGAGCTGGAAGCGCGGCTCGACAGCCAGGCGTTCTGCCTGGCCGCGTACGACGACATCACCCCGGCGCACGCGTTCCGCGCCACCGACGCCGCGTCGGCGAAGCGGTGGCAGCGGCGCGCGCGGCAGCGGCTTCTGGATCGGATCGGCGGCCTGCCCACGACGCGCGTGCCGCTGAACGCGGAGGTCGTGTCGACGGCGGACTTCGGCGGCTACACGCGCGAGAAGGTCGTGTTCGACACGCGCGCGCACCTCTCGGCCGTCGGCTACCTGCTGCTGCCGACGGAAGGACGGCGTCCGCTGCCGGCGATCGTCGCACTGCCGGGGCACGGCCGCGGCGTCGCCGACATCATGGGCTTCGGCGTCGACGAGACGCCGTCCGGGCAACGCGGCGTCGGGTACGCGAAGGAGTACGCGCTGCAGTGCGTGGAGCACGGCTACGCGGTGCTCGCGCTCGAGCAGCTCGGCTTCGGCATGCGGCGCGACGCCGCGGCACGCCGCGCGGGACCGACCGAGAACTCGTGTCGTCCGGCGGCGTGCGCCGCGCTGCTGTTCGGCCAGTCGATGCTCGGCTGGCGCGTGTGGGACGCGATGCGCGCGATCGACTACCTGCAGTCGCGCCCCGAGGTGGACGGCCGCCGCATCGCCACGTTAGGCGCGTCGAGCGGCGGCACGACGTCGCTGTTCACCGCCGCGCTCGACGGCCGGGTGAAGGCCGCGGTGGTGAGCGCGTACTTCAACACGTTCCGCGACAGCATCGTGCAGATCTCGCACTGCCCGGACAACTACGTGCCCGGCCTGCTGCACGACATGGAGATGGCCGACGTCGCGGGGCTCGTCGCGCCGCGCGCCCTGTTCGTCGAGTCCGGGCGCGCCGACCACATCTTCCCCATCGCCGGCTTCGACCGCGCCGCCGCGACGGGGCGCCGCATCTACGACGCCTTCGGCGCGACCGACCGCTTCGGCTCCGCCGTGCACGACGGCGGCCACGAGTTCAACGGCGTGGCGGCGTTCCAGTTCCTGTCGCGGACGCTCTGA
- a CDS encoding protein kinase domain-containing protein yields the protein MADDAVSAAHADALDPTTLVDLEADYEVLGELGRGGTAIVYRARDRELGREVAVKVVRPAGPADLVTTPQGGMLNRSPGADEPLARLAREARAVARLQHPNIVGVYAIRRLQQGGLALVMELIPGRTLKDVLRDEGALSTERATQVLRDVGEALRFSHKHGVVHRDVKPENIFLEAGSGRVLLSDFGIARVDESDTRLTQTGTTIGTPAYMSPEQIAGGAVDGRSDLYSLGLVAWEMLTGRQPWEGAGLYEMLEKQRTSTLAPIEAVRPADRDPVPLQLQYVIERMLQKERGARWANVESVLALIDGRGVLPADYAPWLRAHRRRVEAHRKAAVGLPTERVSRADFTQPVPLGAADATPVWVAEARTRRSRWLVAGAAAVVIVGAAGAFAISRGASRLVPIAAQTDARRPAIEVPATRPVPDAAPALDSAQIPAPSPTSAPPSAANVAASVQAREAAVTPTPTPDTAPNAPAAAPAPAAVPAAVPAAVPAPLPVERSTIAVGGRHTCALGGSGRAYCWGANDRGQLGADDAEGRATPVPVASDVQFAEIAAGVAHTCALTSTGDAYCWGNDEHGELGDATTSSRDAPVRVAGGLRFRVLRTGLSHTCGVTIDGGVACWGANGSGQLGDGTTATHTTPVLATTGSARFTTIAAGWRHSCALTSDGIAFCWGANDDGQLGDGTHDAKRVATPVAGGLRFVDIAAGSAHTCALTAAGEVYCWGRNAYGQLGTGGGGDRATPTRVDAPMRFASVAAGSVHSCARTGAGVVMCWGRNVYGQLGDGTTVDRTSPVRVPGTFTSIDATGAHTCGTTAAGGVACWGYNVEGQLGDGTRTHHASPTYLEKALP from the coding sequence ATGGCTGACGATGCCGTAAGCGCGGCGCACGCGGACGCGCTCGATCCGACCACGCTCGTCGACCTCGAGGCGGACTACGAGGTCCTCGGGGAGCTCGGGCGCGGCGGCACGGCCATCGTCTATCGCGCCCGCGATCGGGAGCTCGGACGCGAGGTCGCCGTGAAGGTCGTGCGTCCCGCGGGCCCCGCCGATCTCGTCACCACGCCGCAGGGTGGGATGCTCAATCGCTCCCCCGGGGCCGACGAGCCGCTCGCCCGGCTGGCGCGCGAGGCGCGCGCCGTGGCCCGTCTGCAGCACCCGAACATCGTCGGCGTGTACGCCATCCGCCGGCTGCAGCAGGGTGGGCTCGCGCTCGTCATGGAGCTCATCCCCGGCCGCACGTTGAAGGACGTGCTGCGCGACGAGGGCGCGCTGTCCACCGAGCGCGCGACGCAGGTGCTGCGCGACGTCGGGGAGGCGCTGCGATTCTCGCACAAGCACGGTGTGGTGCACCGCGACGTGAAGCCGGAGAACATCTTCCTCGAGGCGGGGTCCGGCCGCGTGCTGCTCTCCGACTTCGGCATCGCGCGCGTCGACGAGTCGGACACGCGGCTGACGCAGACCGGCACGACGATCGGCACGCCGGCGTACATGTCGCCCGAGCAGATCGCCGGCGGCGCGGTGGACGGGCGGTCGGATCTCTACAGCCTGGGGCTCGTCGCGTGGGAGATGCTCACCGGGCGGCAGCCGTGGGAGGGCGCGGGGCTGTACGAGATGCTCGAGAAGCAGCGGACCTCCACGCTGGCGCCGATCGAGGCGGTGCGCCCCGCCGACCGCGACCCGGTGCCGCTCCAGCTGCAGTACGTCATCGAGCGCATGCTCCAGAAGGAGCGCGGCGCGCGGTGGGCGAACGTGGAGAGCGTGCTCGCGCTGATCGACGGCCGCGGCGTCCTCCCCGCCGACTACGCGCCGTGGCTGCGGGCCCACCGCCGGCGCGTGGAGGCGCACCGCAAGGCGGCCGTGGGGCTCCCCACCGAGCGCGTGTCGCGCGCCGACTTCACGCAGCCCGTGCCGTTAGGCGCCGCGGACGCGACGCCGGTGTGGGTCGCCGAGGCGCGCACGCGTCGGTCGCGCTGGCTCGTCGCGGGCGCGGCCGCCGTCGTGATCGTCGGCGCGGCGGGCGCGTTCGCGATCTCGCGTGGCGCGTCGCGTCTCGTGCCGATCGCCGCGCAGACGGACGCCCGTCGCCCCGCGATCGAGGTGCCGGCGACACGGCCGGTGCCCGACGCGGCGCCCGCGCTCGACTCCGCGCAGATCCCCGCGCCGTCGCCGACGTCGGCGCCGCCGAGCGCGGCGAACGTCGCCGCGAGCGTGCAGGCGCGCGAGGCCGCCGTGACGCCGACCCCGACGCCGGACACCGCGCCCAACGCCCCTGCCGCCGCGCCCGCGCCCGCGGCGGTGCCCGCGGCGGTGCCCGCGGCGGTGCCCGCGCCTCTCCCCGTCGAGCGCTCGACGATCGCCGTCGGCGGACGCCACACGTGCGCGCTCGGCGGCAGCGGCCGCGCGTACTGCTGGGGAGCGAACGACCGTGGCCAGCTCGGCGCCGACGACGCCGAGGGGCGCGCGACGCCGGTCCCCGTCGCGAGCGACGTGCAGTTCGCCGAGATCGCCGCGGGCGTCGCGCACACGTGCGCGCTCACGTCCACCGGCGACGCGTACTGCTGGGGGAACGACGAGCACGGGGAGCTCGGCGACGCGACGACGAGCAGCCGCGATGCACCGGTGCGGGTCGCGGGCGGGCTCCGCTTCCGCGTGCTCCGCACGGGACTCTCGCACACCTGCGGCGTGACCATCGACGGCGGCGTCGCGTGCTGGGGCGCGAACGGATCCGGCCAGCTCGGCGACGGCACGACGGCGACGCACACCACGCCGGTGCTCGCGACGACCGGGTCGGCGCGCTTCACGACCATCGCCGCGGGGTGGCGCCACAGCTGCGCGCTCACGTCCGACGGCATCGCGTTCTGCTGGGGCGCGAACGACGACGGGCAGTTGGGCGACGGCACGCACGACGCCAAGCGCGTCGCGACGCCGGTCGCCGGCGGGCTCCGCTTCGTCGACATCGCGGCGGGCAGCGCGCACACCTGCGCGCTCACCGCTGCCGGCGAGGTGTACTGCTGGGGGCGGAACGCGTACGGGCAGTTAGGCACCGGCGGCGGCGGCGACCGCGCGACGCCGACGCGCGTCGACGCGCCGATGCGCTTCGCGTCGGTCGCTGCGGGGAGCGTGCACTCCTGCGCGCGCACCGGGGCCGGCGTCGTCATGTGCTGGGGGCGCAACGTCTACGGCCAGCTCGGCGACGGCACGACCGTCGACCGCACGTCGCCGGTGCGGGTGCCGGGTACGTTCACGAGCATCGACGCGACGGGCGCCCACACCTGCGGCACGACCGCCGCGGGCGGCGTCGCGTGCTGGGGCTACAACGTCGAGGGACAGCTCGGCGACGGCACGCGCACGCATCACGCGTCGCCGACGTACCTCGAGAAGGCGCTACCATGA
- a CDS encoding ADOP family duplicated permease, with translation MTRPDGVRRLFRLADSTRSAARDVDDELRFHLETRVAELVARGVPRDEAEREAAREFGDVGAARAELAAMDRARLRHGARADWWSGWRQDLRYAVRALTRQPGFTATVLLTIALSVGANGAIFSALDAALLRPLPYREPDRLVALWQTSATTRTDKSNTTYPNLLDWRRESTSFVGIAGYHSNRMVLSRDERPRVVWTGKTSANFFEVLGVRPAVGRLFAEGEDAVGAPRVVVLAHDLWRREFDADPRIVGRSVRLDGASYTVVGVLPADFQFSRVGAAEVWVPFDRGASMRENRGGGWFDSIARLKPGVTIERAGEEMRAIAASLAHRYPDPDADVSVLVTPLRDELTGNVRPMLLVLFGAAGLVLLVALANVASLLLVRGASRARELAVRASLGAGRGRIVRQLLTESLLLSLVGGVLALVVANASVRALVAAIPPQRLLTMPYLAHVGLDARLVAYMLALSIVAGACFGVLPALRAARPRLGELLRQGARGSSVGGGVGRTRDALVVGELALTVILVSGAALFGRSLARLLAVDPGFRADRVLTAFIPLPRVEYAKPDRQRAFFLSLEERLRALPGVATVGLTSKLPLDPGNATSYRVEGEPEPAPGHAKETLFRVVTPSYFRTLGIQLVRGTVFDAGLDSLRPRELMVSERFVREAFDDRDAVGRRLIIGSNTWTVVGIVRDVAVTRLDEPLRGAIYLPFARARPRWRCASRCARTATWRGSRRRCAASCTTSIRRSRCTRSSRWRAWCASPSRCSCAAIRSSS, from the coding sequence ATGACTCGACCCGACGGCGTCCGCCGCCTCTTCCGCCTCGCCGACTCGACGCGCTCCGCCGCTCGCGACGTCGACGACGAGCTCCGCTTCCATCTCGAGACGCGCGTGGCCGAGCTGGTGGCGCGCGGCGTGCCACGCGACGAAGCGGAGCGCGAGGCCGCGCGCGAGTTCGGCGACGTCGGGGCCGCACGCGCGGAGCTGGCGGCGATGGACCGCGCGCGACTGCGCCACGGCGCCCGCGCCGACTGGTGGAGCGGATGGCGGCAGGACCTGCGCTACGCCGTGCGCGCGCTCACCCGGCAGCCGGGGTTCACCGCCACCGTGCTGCTCACGATCGCGCTCTCCGTCGGCGCGAACGGCGCGATCTTCAGCGCGCTCGACGCGGCGCTCCTGCGGCCGCTGCCGTACCGCGAGCCGGATCGGCTCGTCGCGCTCTGGCAGACGTCGGCCACGACGCGGACCGACAAGTCGAACACCACCTACCCGAACCTGCTCGACTGGCGGCGCGAGTCGACGTCGTTCGTGGGCATCGCGGGCTATCACAGCAACCGCATGGTGCTGTCGCGCGACGAGCGGCCGCGCGTCGTGTGGACGGGCAAGACGTCGGCGAACTTCTTCGAGGTGCTCGGCGTGCGCCCGGCGGTGGGGCGTCTGTTCGCGGAAGGGGAGGACGCGGTCGGCGCGCCGCGCGTGGTGGTGCTCGCGCACGACCTCTGGCGGCGCGAGTTCGACGCCGACCCGCGCATCGTCGGACGGAGCGTGCGGCTGGACGGCGCGTCGTACACCGTCGTCGGCGTGCTGCCGGCCGACTTCCAGTTCTCGCGCGTCGGCGCGGCGGAGGTCTGGGTGCCGTTCGACCGCGGCGCGTCGATGCGCGAGAATCGCGGCGGCGGGTGGTTCGACTCCATCGCGCGGCTCAAGCCCGGCGTGACGATCGAGCGCGCGGGCGAGGAGATGCGCGCCATCGCCGCATCGCTCGCGCACCGCTACCCCGACCCCGACGCCGACGTGAGCGTGCTCGTGACGCCGCTGCGCGACGAGCTCACGGGGAACGTGCGCCCCATGCTGCTGGTGCTGTTCGGCGCGGCGGGGCTCGTGCTGCTCGTCGCGCTGGCGAACGTCGCCAGCCTGCTGCTCGTGCGCGGCGCGTCGCGCGCCCGCGAGCTCGCGGTGCGCGCGTCGTTAGGCGCGGGGCGCGGGCGCATCGTGCGGCAGCTGCTCACGGAGAGCCTGCTGCTGTCGCTCGTCGGCGGCGTGCTCGCGCTCGTCGTCGCGAACGCGAGCGTGCGCGCGCTCGTCGCCGCCATCCCGCCGCAGCGCCTGCTCACGATGCCGTACCTCGCGCACGTGGGCCTCGACGCGCGCCTCGTGGCGTACATGCTCGCGCTGTCCATCGTCGCCGGCGCGTGCTTCGGCGTGCTGCCCGCGCTGCGCGCCGCGCGGCCGCGACTCGGCGAGCTGCTCCGCCAGGGCGCGCGCGGCTCGTCGGTCGGCGGCGGCGTCGGACGCACGCGCGACGCGCTCGTCGTCGGCGAGCTCGCGCTCACGGTGATCCTCGTCTCCGGCGCCGCGCTGTTCGGGCGGAGCCTCGCGCGGCTGCTCGCCGTCGATCCGGGGTTCCGGGCCGACCGCGTGCTCACCGCGTTCATCCCGCTGCCGCGCGTCGAGTACGCGAAGCCGGACCGCCAGCGCGCGTTCTTTCTCTCGCTCGAGGAACGGCTGCGCGCGCTCCCCGGCGTGGCGACCGTCGGCCTCACGTCGAAGCTGCCGCTCGACCCCGGGAACGCGACGTCGTACCGCGTGGAGGGCGAGCCGGAGCCCGCGCCGGGGCACGCGAAGGAGACGCTGTTTCGCGTCGTGACGCCGAGCTACTTCCGCACGCTCGGCATCCAGCTCGTGCGCGGCACGGTGTTCGACGCGGGGCTCGACAGCCTCCGGCCGCGCGAGCTGATGGTGAGCGAGCGGTTCGTGCGCGAGGCGTTCGACGACCGCGACGCGGTCGGGCGCCGACTCATCATCGGCTCGAACACGTGGACCGTCGTCGGGATCGTGCGCGACGTCGCGGTCACGCGGCTCGACGAGCCGCTGCGCGGCGCGATCTATCTGCCGTTCGCGCGCGCGCGCCCGAGGTGGCGATGCGCGTCGCGCTGCGCACGCACGGCGACGTGGCGGGGCTCGAGACGTCGCTGCGCCGCGTCGTGCACGACATCGATCCGGAGGTCGCGCTGTACCAGGTCTTCCCGATGGAGAGCCTGGTGCGCCAGTCCGAGTCGGTGTTCCTGCGCCGCTATCCGCTCATCCTCGTGA
- a CDS encoding FtsX-like permease family protein: MRQSESVFLRRYPLILVTAFACTALALAIVGTYGVISYAVAQRFRELGIRVALGASARDVVSLVVRHAAVLAAIGIAVGVALALALSRLASSLLYDVRATDPSTYAGAALLLCVVAGLAAAIPARRAARVDPVITLRDE, encoded by the coding sequence GTGCGCCAGTCCGAGTCGGTGTTCCTGCGCCGCTATCCGCTCATCCTCGTGACCGCGTTCGCGTGCACGGCGCTCGCGCTCGCGATCGTCGGCACGTACGGCGTCATCAGCTACGCGGTCGCGCAGCGCTTCCGCGAGCTCGGCATCCGCGTCGCGCTCGGCGCCTCGGCGCGCGACGTCGTGTCGCTCGTCGTGCGTCACGCGGCGGTGCTCGCCGCGATCGGCATCGCCGTCGGCGTCGCGCTCGCGCTCGCGCTGTCGCGGCTCGCCTCGTCGCTGCTCTACGACGTGCGCGCGACCGATCCGTCGACGTACGCCGGCGCGGCGCTGCTGCTGTGCGTGGTCGCGGGCCTCGCCGCGGCGATCCCGGCGCGTCGCGCGGCCCGCGTGGATCCGGTGATCACGTTGCGCGACGAGTGA
- a CDS encoding TonB-dependent receptor — MPVSPGRVLVQAQVLALALSLTMPLRAQTVPAARLDGVVTDSASGEAVRATVTLAPGGHATRTNAVGRFAFVDVAPGELTVTTTAVGYRAARTTVRLPSGTSTSIQVTLARTVRELELVRTRAERSPERAQAAAPAGPSVTSLGAREMSVIPAVGETDVLRAASLLPGIAARNDFWAGFNVRGGESDQTQVRLDGMPVFSPFHLGGLFSTFIPEAVGEVEARAGALPASHGGRLSGTLDVESSRDDRDGVHGAVDLSVISATAKLGGALGRGGSWNVAARRTYADALAAVVMEPGAFPYHFQDAQVHATTLVPGGGTVEMTAYAGLDLLEPTAASTSDVLGGEGNTFRFDWGNRLVGAALTQPLGPTAEAVQRVSWSAFSTAYDDDSTGVRLANRIGELRVSGELTRRFGRGDTTTNALRAGYELSLLRTRYDEHISSLGADELGATFVIDDTLVRQRSGARALFVEDVWTPNARLSVRPGVRVEQVRGADWRGVSPRLAVKYKVRDDLALSFATGRYAQWVHAVRNEDLPLRIVDVWFASDANVPVSTGMELVGGGELWLTGDDFVRVEAYTKRFDDLVEPASTVDPRLRPAELRRFGGTSRGVEVLVRHLATARLSGWISYSYARAPSASRRRRASGTSPRTIAATTRTWW, encoded by the coding sequence ATGCCCGTCTCGCCCGGCCGCGTGCTCGTGCAGGCGCAGGTGCTGGCGCTCGCGCTGTCGCTCACGATGCCGCTCCGCGCGCAGACCGTCCCCGCCGCGCGGCTGGACGGCGTCGTGACCGACTCGGCGTCCGGCGAAGCGGTGCGCGCGACGGTGACGCTCGCGCCGGGCGGGCACGCGACGCGGACGAACGCCGTCGGGCGGTTCGCGTTCGTCGACGTCGCGCCGGGGGAGCTCACGGTGACGACGACCGCCGTCGGCTACCGCGCCGCGCGCACCACCGTGCGCCTGCCCAGCGGTACGTCGACGTCGATCCAGGTGACGCTCGCCCGCACCGTGCGCGAGCTGGAGCTGGTGCGCACGCGCGCCGAGCGTTCGCCGGAGCGCGCGCAGGCGGCGGCGCCCGCGGGTCCGAGCGTCACGAGCCTCGGCGCGCGCGAGATGTCGGTGATCCCCGCGGTCGGCGAGACCGACGTGCTGCGGGCCGCGTCGCTGCTCCCCGGCATCGCGGCGCGTAACGACTTCTGGGCGGGGTTCAACGTGCGCGGCGGCGAGTCGGACCAGACGCAGGTGCGGCTCGACGGCATGCCGGTCTTCAGCCCGTTCCACCTCGGGGGCCTGTTCAGCACGTTCATCCCCGAAGCGGTCGGCGAGGTGGAGGCGCGGGCCGGCGCGCTTCCCGCCTCGCACGGGGGTCGCCTCTCCGGCACGCTCGACGTCGAGAGCTCGCGCGACGATCGCGACGGCGTGCACGGCGCGGTGGATCTCTCCGTGATCTCCGCGACCGCGAAGCTCGGCGGCGCGCTCGGACGCGGCGGCTCGTGGAACGTCGCCGCGCGGCGCACCTACGCCGACGCGCTCGCGGCGGTCGTGATGGAGCCGGGCGCGTTCCCGTACCACTTCCAGGACGCGCAGGTGCACGCGACCACGCTCGTGCCGGGCGGCGGCACGGTGGAGATGACCGCCTACGCGGGGCTCGACCTGCTCGAGCCGACCGCGGCGTCGACGTCCGACGTGCTCGGAGGAGAGGGGAACACGTTCCGCTTCGACTGGGGGAACCGGCTCGTCGGTGCGGCGCTCACCCAACCGTTAGGCCCGACGGCGGAGGCGGTGCAGCGCGTGTCCTGGTCGGCGTTCTCCACGGCGTACGACGACGACTCCACCGGCGTGCGGCTCGCGAACCGCATCGGCGAGCTGCGCGTGTCGGGCGAGCTCACGCGCCGCTTCGGCCGCGGCGACACGACGACGAACGCGCTGCGCGCGGGCTACGAGCTGTCGCTCCTCCGCACGCGCTACGACGAGCACATCTCGTCGCTCGGCGCCGACGAGCTGGGGGCGACGTTCGTCATCGACGACACGCTCGTGCGGCAGCGGAGCGGCGCGCGCGCGCTGTTCGTGGAGGACGTGTGGACGCCGAACGCGCGGCTCAGCGTGCGCCCCGGCGTGCGCGTGGAGCAGGTGCGCGGCGCCGACTGGCGCGGCGTGTCGCCGCGGCTCGCGGTGAAGTACAAGGTGCGCGACGACCTCGCGCTCTCCTTCGCGACGGGGCGCTACGCGCAGTGGGTGCACGCGGTGCGCAACGAGGATCTGCCGCTCCGCATCGTGGACGTGTGGTTCGCGAGCGACGCGAACGTCCCGGTGTCGACGGGCATGGAGCTCGTCGGGGGCGGAGAGCTGTGGCTCACGGGCGACGACTTCGTGCGCGTCGAGGCGTACACGAAACGATTCGACGACCTCGTGGAGCCCGCGTCGACGGTGGATCCGCGGCTGCGGCCGGCGGAGCTGCGCCGCTTCGGCGGGACGTCGCGCGGCGTGGAGGTGCTCGTGCGCCACCTCGCGACGGCGCGCCTCAGCGGATGGATCTCGTACAGCTACGCGCGCGCGCCATCCGCGAGTCGGCGACGACGGGCGAGCGGTACTTCGCCGCGCACGATCGCCGCCACGACGCGAACGTGGTGGTGA